The following is a genomic window from Serratia ficaria.
ATCCGGCCGGCAAGCTGAGCTACAAGCTGGTGGCGGAAGACGTGAACTATTACACCGCAGACGAGCTGAGCTGGTTTACCCAACCGGTGATGACGCTGTTTGATGAAAATGCGGTGGCGACCTGGTCAGTGCGCGCCGATCGCGCCAAACTGACTAAAGACCGCATGCTGTATCTTTACGGCCACGTCGAGGTGAACAGCCTGACCACCACCTCGCAGCTGGAAAAAATTAAAACGGACAATGCTCAGGTGAACCTGGTGACCCAGGACGTGTCCTCCGATGACGAAGTCACGCTCTACGGGACGAACTTCACCTCTAACGGCATGAAAATGCGTGGGAACCTGCGGGCCAAGACCGCCGAGCTGATTGATAAGGTTAAGACCAACTATGAAATTCAGAACCAAAAAACCACTCCGTAATCTGTTGATCGGCAGCTTAGTTTTGGCCGCCAGCGCCCCGGCACTGGCGCTGAAATCCGACTCTAACCAACCGGTTAGCATCGACT
Proteins encoded in this region:
- the lptC gene encoding LPS export ABC transporter periplasmic protein LptC, translated to MSKTKLWITILLAVIALALIGWNMTDFSDDSVPAPINDRSPTYQSQHTVTVVYNPAGKLSYKLVAEDVNYYTADELSWFTQPVMTLFDENAVATWSVRADRAKLTKDRMLYLYGHVEVNSLTTTSQLEKIKTDNAQVNLVTQDVSSDDEVTLYGTNFTSNGMKMRGNLRAKTAELIDKVKTNYEIQNQKTTP